A section of the Methanothermococcus okinawensis IH1 genome encodes:
- a CDS encoding Eco57I restriction-modification methylase domain-containing protein, giving the protein MVNYDYKFLKDKGFFKNQREYDENGTNIIVDMDNYIVYVEVNNDDKLNELKKAILEKYPKIDVIYFHYPADNKIKVFRKWGEVKWFYYSDNLRNDRKKSKKDKLKKFAPDNVSILFDIKDVMDRFYKDLWVHRLEMAKSITEPLTDSDKLFIAQHFIDRLVFFYFLAQLGIININIKYKGELHNIKLNKKGTREFFNYLLNIVGDEGLHYILNKIFFNGLGNGEDVDKNGFVVLSFSIKDTDIDIKVPYLNGGLYRVKKFNDIDETEIKFNGLKNLIETLNKYNWVIGDYTEEDDDSIGSISPEIMGHVYEKFVVGLENIGEIELDKIEIGKEVKIGRKKVGAFYTPEEITKYISKNTITPYLFDKLEVSKHYKDFDDFVDNASKEELKKALSVLNDIKILDPACGSGHFLVCAGELLFNMKNTICNKLYEKDGSFIRKHNAYDEVKNIIVNNLCGVDICNSAVEIAKLRLWLWLVSQLKDDSSKLEPLPNLEYNIKCGNSLIGWVDEPLVLPNYENDSLINRKKIEEKLNELNSLIIEEKLNKLNSLKVCEDEKEKNELNSLIKVCEDEKEKIEKVRKLLNKKVGTKKREKFDDIYVEAFHLLYLIYRTSHGGKAGILKTILEEIRKEIYNVINNCYLNYINSKLKAKDKISEKDFLNLNPFHWRIDFGWIVKNGGFDIVIGNPPYGNLLSNVEKLIVEKIYMSDTSEIAGVFVERGINVLENNGYLSYIITFAITFNKKLSKTREILRKNFEKIFISSFDRDKCRFFEGMSQSVSILRAKIKKINGGGTFYTSKMFREMPKNLNNIKYSPANEYLLLNNEDIGNRFDIQHRLPKIGGLLNLKILDTLLKNTNKAKNVIGTGCSTIWIRTSGNYWYNAWDKKPYESTEIKSMSVKEVWSNFIMLFMNSSLFYWWFRIYGDGRHMNMDILKAIPLPNEDTIKKDAKLLECVRNITMDKLFSVFDSGRNRFNTSDVKGYLDLIDLIIGKKYYNLQPYEIIHILNTDYEVRGGIKLYSPFYELIHYLAFLTLKKQKEDTDTINFMDIIINNLIYELYFKEKFYEDKIYNEPKEYLLEAVSKHLEPINYDKWAELYWKKQLENNLTSEEEQELKQLEENNIKTVKEVYNSIKEDKEINELINKIKSHKWVKIIECVNNSI; this is encoded by the coding sequence ATGGTAAATTATGATTACAAATTTTTAAAAGATAAGGGATTTTTTAAAAATCAAAGGGAATATGATGAAAATGGCACCAATATTATAGTTGACATGGATAATTATATTGTCTATGTTGAAGTAAATAATGATGATAAGCTCAATGAATTGAAAAAAGCAATTTTAGAAAAATATCCAAAAATAGATGTGATTTATTTTCACTATCCAGCAGATAATAAAATAAAGGTATTTAGAAAATGGGGAGAGGTTAAGTGGTTTTATTATTCTGATAATCTAAGAAATGATAGGAAAAAAAGTAAAAAAGATAAATTAAAAAAATTTGCACCCGATAATGTAAGTATATTATTTGATATTAAGGATGTAATGGATAGATTTTATAAAGATTTATGGGTACATAGGTTAGAAATGGCTAAAAGTATAACTGAACCACTCACAGATAGTGATAAATTATTCATTGCTCAGCATTTTATTGATAGGTTGGTATTTTTCTACTTTTTAGCACAGTTGGGAATTATTAATATTAATATAAAATATAAAGGTGAGCTCCACAATATTAAACTAAACAAGAAGGGAACAAGGGAATTCTTTAATTATCTGTTGAATATCGTTGGAGATGAAGGGTTACACTATATATTAAATAAGATATTTTTTAATGGGTTAGGTAACGGAGAAGATGTGGATAAAAATGGTTTTGTTGTTCTTAGTTTCTCAATAAAGGATACAGATATTGATATTAAAGTCCCATACCTAAATGGTGGATTATACCGAGTAAAAAAATTTAATGATATAGATGAAACAGAAATAAAATTCAATGGACTTAAAAACTTAATTGAAACGCTAAATAAATATAATTGGGTTATAGGCGATTATACAGAAGAGGATGATGACTCAATAGGTAGCATATCGCCAGAGATAATGGGACATGTTTATGAAAAATTTGTTGTAGGTTTGGAGAATATTGGGGAAATAGAATTGGATAAAATAGAAATTGGTAAGGAGGTTAAAATTGGTAGAAAAAAGGTAGGGGCGTTTTACACTCCTGAGGAAATAACTAAATATATTTCAAAAAACACTATTACACCATATTTATTTGATAAATTAGAAGTTAGCAAACATTATAAAGATTTTGATGATTTTGTAGATAATGCTTCAAAAGAGGAGTTAAAAAAAGCATTAAGTGTTTTGAATGATATTAAAATATTAGATCCAGCATGTGGTAGTGGTCACTTCTTAGTATGTGCAGGGGAGCTCCTATTCAATATGAAAAATACTATTTGTAATAAATTATATGAAAAAGATGGTTCATTTATTAGAAAGCATAATGCCTATGATGAAGTTAAGAATATTATAGTGAATAATTTATGTGGTGTGGATATTTGTAATAGTGCTGTTGAGATTGCTAAATTAAGATTGTGGTTGTGGTTGGTAAGTCAGTTAAAGGATGATTCTTCTAAATTAGAACCTTTACCTAACTTGGAGTATAATATTAAATGTGGAAACTCATTAATTGGGTGGGTTGATGAACCATTAGTTTTGCCTAACTATGAGAATGATAGTTTAATTAATAGGAAAAAAATTGAAGAAAAGTTAAATGAATTAAATTCATTAATAATTGAAGAAAAGTTAAATAAATTAAATTCATTAAAAGTTTGTGAGGATGAAAAAGAGAAAAATGAATTAAATTCATTAATAAAAGTTTGTGAGGATGAAAAAGAGAAAATTGAAAAAGTTAGGAAATTACTTAATAAAAAAGTAGGAACAAAAAAGAGAGAGAAATTTGATGATATTTATGTTGAAGCATTTCACTTACTATACTTAATATATAGAACTAGTCATGGGGGTAAGGCAGGAATCTTAAAAACTATTTTAGAAGAAATCAGAAAAGAAATTTATAATGTAATTAATAATTGTTATTTGAATTATATTAACAGTAAATTAAAAGCAAAAGATAAAATTTCAGAAAAAGATTTTTTAAATTTAAATCCATTCCATTGGAGGATTGATTTTGGTTGGATTGTTAAAAATGGTGGTTTTGATATTGTAATTGGTAATCCACCTTATGGAAATTTATTATCAAATGTTGAAAAATTAATAGTTGAGAAAATTTATATGTCAGATACTTCTGAAATTGCGGGAGTATTTGTAGAGAGAGGGATTAATGTTTTGGAAAATAATGGGTATTTGTCATATATCATAACCTTTGCCATAACATTTAATAAAAAACTATCTAAAACTCGTGAAATTTTAAGAAAAAATTTCGAAAAAATATTTATTTCATCATTTGATAGGGATAAATGTAGATTTTTTGAAGGCATGTCTCAATCAGTATCAATACTTAGAGCTAAAATTAAAAAAATAAATGGTGGGGGGACATTTTATACAAGCAAGATGTTTAGAGAAATGCCAAAAAATTTAAACAATATAAAATATTCTCCAGCTAATGAATATTTATTGTTAAATAATGAAGATATAGGGAACAGATTTGATATACAACATAGGTTGCCAAAGATTGGAGGATTATTAAATCTTAAAATTCTTGATACTTTGTTAAAAAACACAAATAAAGCAAAAAATGTAATTGGTACTGGATGTTCAACAATTTGGATAAGGACAAGTGGTAATTATTGGTATAATGCTTGGGATAAAAAACCTTATGAAAGCACTGAAATAAAATCAATGTCTGTAAAAGAAGTATGGAGTAATTTTATTATGTTGTTTATGAATTCTTCATTATTCTATTGGTGGTTCAGGATATATGGGGATGGGAGACACATGAATATGGATATTTTAAAAGCTATACCCCTACCTAATGAAGATACTATAAAGAAAGATGCTAAATTATTGGAATGTGTTAGAAATATTACAATGGATAAATTGTTTAGTGTTTTTGATAGTGGAAGAAATAGGTTTAACACAAGTGATGTAAAAGGCTATTTAGATTTGATAGATTTGATTATTGGGAAGAAGTATTATAATCTACAACCATATGAGATAATACATATATTAAATACTGACTATGAAGTTAGGGGCGGGATTAAACTATATTCTCCATTTTATGAATTGATACATTATTTGGCATTTCTTACTCTTAAAAAACAAAAAGAGGATACGGATACAATAAACTTTATGGATATAATAATCAACAATTTAATATACGAGCTCTATTTCAAAGAAAAATTCTATGAGGATAAAATATACAATGAACCAAAAGAATATTTATTGGAAGCAGTTTCAAAGCACTTAGAACCAATAAATTATGATAAATGGGCTGAACTATATTGGAAAAAGCAATTAGAAAATAACTTAACATCAGAAGAAGAGCAAGAATTAAAACAATTAGAAGAAAATAATATAAAAACAGTAAAAGAAGTTTATAATTCTATAAAAGAAGATAAAGAAATTAATGAGTTAATTAACAAAATAAAATCTCATAAATGGGTTAAGATTATTGAATGTGTAAACAACTCCATTTAA
- a CDS encoding tyrosine-type recombinase/integrase, with product MARHRAVKHQFLFAVTKSYKWKAPKKELKNQWRELDNQLKTGNIDYDTWVTKKANIWFISSSGDFFQGYKCKESYKESLQKFAKLFGDWIQKTYGIKYIKDITPEMAQKFLETKAKEGVHYSTLRKYTAMIKALALASQKSFNKDLNNPSYIFNFAKGIHVPIDAVRCEDRTMRIDPAHYEKIINSDFFRNSKSTAKIGIPLARHFGLRVSELSRLCYNDIAMSFDEIPQKLQKFVIDKSPYDAYLIIRKGKGGVYRVIPALSKEEYILLSDIKKECISKDINKNNWIIPVKRGAINKFFRECLKRNDLSYYIDHKISIHGLRKLRASELFLQKLGDYYLVEEIGNEKEKIYYTLKKAGKYVDRYLGHETSTKAKANQDTMRMKLVRRYQIDVISPEDIASRLSECGADYNKALSIVNEILSEL from the coding sequence ATGGCAAGACATAGAGCAGTAAAACACCAGTTTTTATTCGCGGTTACTAAATCCTATAAATGGAAAGCTCCAAAAAAAGAGTTAAAAAATCAATGGAGGGAGCTTGACAATCAATTAAAGACTGGCAACATAGACTATGATACGTGGGTAACTAAAAAAGCTAATATTTGGTTTATTTCGTCGAGTGGTGATTTTTTCCAAGGATACAAATGTAAAGAAAGTTATAAAGAATCACTTCAAAAATTTGCAAAACTGTTTGGTGACTGGATTCAAAAAACTTATGGCATAAAATACATTAAGGATATAACACCTGAGATGGCTCAAAAATTCCTTGAAACAAAAGCAAAAGAAGGGGTGCATTATAGCACATTGAGGAAATACACTGCAATGATAAAAGCCCTTGCTCTGGCTTCACAAAAATCCTTTAATAAAGATTTGAATAATCCAAGCTACATTTTTAATTTTGCAAAAGGGATTCATGTTCCTATTGACGCTGTTAGATGTGAAGATAGGACTATGAGAATAGATCCCGCTCACTATGAAAAAATAATAAACAGTGATTTTTTTAGAAATTCCAAATCAACTGCTAAAATAGGTATTCCCTTAGCTCGTCACTTTGGTCTTCGTGTATCTGAGTTGTCACGATTGTGTTATAATGATATTGCCATGAGTTTTGACGAAATACCTCAAAAATTACAAAAGTTTGTAATTGACAAATCCCCTTATGATGCATACCTTATAATTAGGAAGGGCAAAGGTGGAGTTTATAGGGTTATCCCTGCACTGTCAAAAGAAGAATATATTTTATTAAGTGATATTAAAAAAGAATGTATTTCCAAAGATATAAATAAAAATAATTGGATTATCCCTGTTAAAAGAGGAGCAATTAATAAGTTTTTTCGAGAATGTTTAAAAAGGAATGATTTAAGTTATTATATAGATCATAAAATTAGCATCCATGGACTTAGAAAACTTCGAGCATCGGAACTATTCCTGCAAAAATTAGGTGATTATTACCTGGTTGAAGAAATAGGAAATGAAAAAGAAAAAATATATTATACACTAAAAAAAGCTGGAAAATATGTGGATCGATACTTAGGACATGAGACTTCCACAAAAGCCAAAGCTAATCAAGATACTATGAGAATGAAATTGGTAAGAAGATACCAAATTGAT